The Paraburkholderia sp. FT54 genome includes a region encoding these proteins:
- the phnL gene encoding phosphonate C-P lyase system protein PhnL: MMSSIESRASDRAFSENAALMLRAVNIGKTFTLHAQGGVQIEALAGLSLDVERGECVVLVGPSGAGKSTLLRCLYGNYLASAGSIAIRSDAHEAQHVAITGAEPHDVLRLRRNVVGYVSQFLRVIPRVTALTLVAEPLVSYGVAADEARERAAALLARLKVPERLWSLAPATFSGGEQQRVNIARGLIAGHPLLLLDEPTASLDAENRAVVADLIVEARERGAAIVGIFHDEDTRTKVATRRLELQPPLRHKAALH, from the coding sequence ATGATGTCATCCATCGAATCACGCGCGTCCGATCGCGCTTTCAGTGAAAACGCAGCGCTGATGCTACGCGCCGTCAACATCGGCAAGACGTTCACGTTGCACGCCCAGGGCGGTGTGCAGATCGAAGCGCTCGCCGGCCTCTCGCTCGACGTCGAACGGGGCGAATGCGTCGTGCTGGTCGGGCCGTCCGGCGCGGGCAAGAGTACGTTGTTGCGCTGTCTGTACGGCAACTATCTGGCGAGCGCCGGTTCGATCGCGATCCGCTCCGACGCTCACGAAGCCCAGCACGTCGCCATTACCGGCGCCGAGCCGCATGACGTGCTGCGCCTGCGGCGCAATGTCGTCGGCTATGTGAGTCAGTTCCTGCGCGTGATTCCGCGCGTCACGGCGCTCACGCTGGTCGCCGAGCCGCTGGTCTCGTATGGCGTCGCGGCGGACGAAGCGCGCGAGCGCGCCGCTGCCCTGCTGGCGCGGCTCAAGGTGCCCGAGCGGCTGTGGTCGCTCGCGCCCGCGACGTTTTCCGGCGGCGAGCAACAGCGCGTGAACATCGCGCGCGGGCTGATCGCCGGGCATCCGTTGCTGCTGCTCGATGAGCCGACGGCATCGCTCGATGCTGAAAATCGCGCGGTGGTCGCCGATCTGATCGTCGAAGCGCGCGAGCGCGGCGCCGCGATCGTCGGCATCTTTCACGATGAAGATACCCGCACGAAAGTGGCCACGCGCCGCCTCGAACTCCAACCGCCGCTGCGTCACAAAGCGGCGCTACATTGA
- the phnK gene encoding phosphonate C-P lyase system protein PhnK, with protein MTPLLSARSIAKQYGGRNGCRNVSFDLYPGEVLCIVGESGSGKTTLLNTLALRSEADSGTLHYNAAHGETLDLRELSEPRRRLLMRTEWGFVQQNPRDGLRSGVSAGANIGEPFMAVGARHYGQIRHTATQWMERVELDFARIDEFPAAFSGGMQQRLQIARNLVTGPRLVFMDEPTAGLDVSVQARLLDLLRTLTSTLHLSVLVVTHDIGVARLLAHRLMVMQGGEVVESGLTDQVLDDPQHPYTQTLVSSVLPV; from the coding sequence ATGACACCGCTTCTGAGCGCCCGCTCCATCGCGAAGCAATATGGCGGCCGTAACGGCTGCAGGAACGTGAGCTTCGATCTGTATCCGGGCGAAGTGCTGTGCATCGTCGGCGAATCGGGTTCGGGCAAGACCACCCTGCTGAACACGCTGGCGCTGCGCAGCGAAGCCGATAGCGGCACGCTGCACTACAACGCTGCGCATGGCGAGACACTCGATCTGCGCGAGCTGTCCGAACCGCGCCGCCGTCTGCTGATGCGCACCGAATGGGGTTTCGTCCAGCAGAATCCGCGCGACGGCCTGCGCAGCGGCGTCTCCGCCGGGGCCAATATCGGCGAGCCGTTTATGGCGGTCGGCGCACGCCACTATGGTCAGATTCGCCATACCGCGACGCAATGGATGGAGCGGGTCGAACTCGACTTCGCGCGCATCGACGAATTTCCGGCGGCGTTTTCCGGTGGCATGCAGCAACGTTTGCAGATCGCCCGCAATCTCGTCACCGGGCCCAGGCTCGTGTTCATGGATGAGCCGACCGCCGGTCTCGACGTGTCCGTGCAGGCCCGTCTGCTCGATCTGCTACGCACGTTGACGAGCACGCTGCATCTGTCGGTGCTGGTCGTCACGCACGATATCGGCGTGGCGCGACTGCTCGCGCATCGTCTGATGGTGATGCAAGGCGGTGAGGTCGTCGAATCAGGCTTGACCGATCAGGTACTCGACGATCCGCAACATCCATATACGCAAACGCTCGTTTCTTCCGTCCTGCCGGTTTGA
- the phnF gene encoding phosphonate metabolism transcriptional regulator PhnF produces the protein MTSNDTAAAGAQLERGAGVAVWRQIEQILAAEIAASGFGEDGRLPSEGELARRFDVNRHTVRRAMSGLAAHGLVSVEQGRGTFVQPGAIDYTIGRRTRFTENLRQQHHAASGAMLSAMRVKAEPNVAKALGLRAGAQVYLIESLHESDGVPLTFARNWYPAARFADLPEVLERTGGITRALAEFGVADYLRKWSRIGSVLPEPEVARRLNINRQQPVLWVENVDVDLQGTPLKYGVTHFAADRVQLMVEHDV, from the coding sequence ATGACATCGAACGATACCGCCGCGGCGGGCGCGCAACTCGAACGTGGCGCGGGGGTGGCCGTGTGGCGGCAGATCGAGCAGATCCTCGCGGCCGAGATAGCGGCCAGCGGTTTCGGCGAAGATGGGCGGCTGCCGAGTGAAGGCGAGCTGGCCAGGCGTTTCGACGTCAACCGCCATACTGTGCGACGCGCGATGTCGGGGCTTGCCGCACACGGGCTGGTCAGCGTCGAGCAGGGGCGGGGCACCTTCGTGCAGCCCGGCGCGATCGACTATACGATTGGCCGCCGCACGCGTTTCACCGAGAATCTGCGTCAGCAGCATCACGCGGCGAGCGGCGCGATGCTGTCCGCGATGCGGGTCAAAGCTGAGCCGAACGTGGCGAAGGCGCTGGGTCTGCGTGCCGGCGCGCAGGTCTACCTTATCGAGTCGTTGCATGAATCCGATGGCGTGCCGCTCACCTTCGCGCGCAACTGGTACCCGGCTGCGCGTTTCGCGGACCTGCCGGAGGTGCTGGAGCGCACCGGCGGCATTACCAGGGCGCTGGCTGAGTTCGGTGTGGCCGACTATCTGCGCAAATGGAGCCGTATCGGCAGCGTGCTGCCTGAGCCGGAAGTGGCGCGACGGCTGAACATAAACCGGCAGCAGCCGGTGTTGTGGGTCGAGAACGTCGATGTCGATCTGCAGGGCACGCCGCTCAAATATGGCGTGACGCACTTCGCGGCCGATCGCGTGCAACTCATGGTGGAACACGACGTATGA
- a CDS encoding IS6 family transposase: protein MGAELAYRRQHVGLDPCTEESLAHTTIMRWVKRCAPEFLKRWDRFAKSAGRSWRVDETYVKVRGKWVYLYRAVDRAGKTVDFRLSARRDVAAAKAFFAKAIRSQGLAPKTITLDGYGASHRAVREMKADQFLPADTTLRSSKYLNNLIEQDHRNIKSRVNAMLGFKRFRDAAITISGVELMHRIRKGQLNLTRLRLKDTTAPAVWKAVLSAR from the coding sequence TTGGGGGCTGAACTGGCGTACCGCCGGCAACATGTCGGACTCGATCCGTGCACGGAAGAGTCGCTCGCGCACACTACGATCATGCGCTGGGTCAAACGCTGCGCGCCAGAGTTCCTCAAGCGCTGGGACCGGTTTGCAAAATCTGCTGGTCGTTCATGGAGAGTCGATGAGACGTATGTGAAAGTCCGTGGCAAATGGGTCTATCTTTACCGTGCAGTCGACCGCGCAGGAAAGACGGTCGACTTCCGGCTCAGCGCCAGGCGCGATGTCGCTGCGGCCAAGGCTTTCTTCGCGAAAGCGATCAGGAGCCAAGGGCTCGCTCCAAAGACAATCACGCTGGACGGTTACGGTGCGTCTCACCGCGCGGTGCGCGAAATGAAGGCGGACCAGTTTCTGCCTGCGGACACGACATTGCGATCGTCGAAGTATTTGAACAATTTGATCGAGCAGGATCATCGCAACATCAAGTCCAGGGTCAACGCAATGCTCGGCTTCAAACGCTTCAGGGATGCGGCCATTACGATATCGGGCGTCGAGTTGATGCACCGCATTCGCAAAGGTCAGCTCAACCTCACACGGTTGCGCCTCAAAGATACCACTGCGCCTGCTGTTTGGAAGGCAGTCCTTTCAGCACGATGA
- a CDS encoding lyase family protein, translating into MEHQRIEVDALGECKLPMDALYGIHSLRGQANFPYSGETLAHYPAFVKWLARTKMVIARVNAQHGKLSGAQRDAIVAACVELAEGQHAAALIVDPLEGSCGTSINMNINEVLTNRALQLMGHRPGEYALLHPLDHVNYAQSTSDVLLTAAKLALLEELRLLSAAVGQLAASLRDKARQFDGILRIGRTCLQDALPMRLGQAVGGYASLAQRMAVALNAHVPALSTIALGATAVGTGLGTYRGYRQTVTTALAELAGQPLTPAPDLFDAVQNMDEFASLSSTVKTAMLALAKVANDLVLLSSGPRGGIGEIRLTPQQAGSSMMPGKVNPVHAMGLTQIAYFVAGADQSVMLAAANGQLETNNYMPLIAVCLFKALGAARRSVSMFDEHCVRPMIADPDVSERNLLRSTAIAPALKEEIGYEHTAALVAKAVESGRPLIEIVEAEGVMGRERMLGLLHQSSKHPDPLSD; encoded by the coding sequence ATGGAACATCAACGCATTGAAGTCGACGCGCTCGGCGAATGCAAACTCCCGATGGATGCGCTGTACGGCATTCATTCACTACGTGGACAGGCCAACTTTCCCTACAGCGGCGAAACGCTGGCGCATTACCCCGCATTCGTCAAATGGCTCGCCCGCACGAAAATGGTGATCGCGCGAGTCAACGCGCAGCACGGCAAATTGAGCGGCGCGCAGCGCGACGCCATCGTTGCGGCGTGTGTCGAACTCGCGGAGGGACAGCATGCCGCCGCGCTGATCGTTGATCCGCTCGAAGGCTCGTGCGGTACGTCGATCAACATGAACATCAATGAAGTCCTGACCAATCGTGCGCTACAACTGATGGGGCATCGGCCTGGCGAATACGCGCTGCTGCATCCCCTCGATCACGTCAACTACGCACAGTCCACCAGCGATGTGCTGCTCACCGCAGCCAAGCTGGCCCTGCTCGAGGAACTCAGGCTGCTGAGCGCCGCCGTCGGTCAACTGGCGGCTTCGCTGCGTGACAAGGCGCGCCAGTTCGACGGCATCTTGCGCATCGGTCGGACCTGTCTGCAGGACGCGTTGCCGATGCGGCTCGGCCAGGCGGTGGGCGGCTATGCCTCGCTCGCTCAACGAATGGCCGTGGCGCTCAATGCGCACGTTCCGGCGTTAAGTACGATCGCGCTTGGCGCCACGGCGGTCGGCACTGGGCTCGGAACGTACCGCGGCTATCGACAGACCGTGACCACGGCCTTGGCTGAACTCGCGGGACAGCCGCTGACGCCTGCTCCGGATCTGTTCGACGCGGTCCAGAACATGGACGAATTCGCCTCATTGTCGTCTACCGTGAAAACAGCCATGCTTGCGCTCGCCAAGGTGGCGAACGATCTGGTACTGCTCAGTTCTGGCCCGCGCGGCGGTATCGGCGAAATTCGGCTGACACCACAGCAGGCGGGCTCCTCAATGATGCCGGGTAAGGTGAATCCGGTCCACGCAATGGGCCTTACGCAGATCGCGTACTTCGTGGCCGGCGCGGACCAGAGTGTCATGCTTGCTGCCGCCAACGGGCAGCTGGAGACGAACAACTATATGCCGCTCATCGCCGTGTGCCTGTTCAAAGCTCTGGGTGCAGCCCGGCGAAGCGTATCGATGTTCGATGAGCACTGTGTGCGACCCATGATTGCCGATCCGGACGTGAGCGAACGCAACCTGCTCAGATCGACCGCGATCGCGCCCGCGTTAAAGGAAGAGATCGGCTATGAACATACTGCGGCACTCGTCGCAAAAGCCGTCGAGTCCGGTAGACCGCTGATCGAGATCGTCGAGGCCGAAGGTGTAATGGGCAGGGAGCGTATGCTTGGATTGTTGCACCAAAGTAGCAAACACCCTGATCCGCTTTCCGACTAG
- a CDS encoding MFS transporter: MNISTRTRFESLADAPPTTVAFENAPLTPFHLRVTFAGTGGQFSDGFVLGIIGIALAIATPQLHLNAVWLGILGAASLAGLFAGSLFAGSFVDRFGRRALFNYDMALFAVISVAQFWVTSPTQLLILRLLLGITLGFDYVVSKALVVEYSPMRLRGRLLSWLAIAWALGYACAYVVGYLLKDHGPDIWRVMLLSSAVPAAVVFLFRVRIPESPLWLQRKGRTAEAMAIIRDNIGPNIVLNRPAGAAQAGSSGSAITKVFSGQWRTRLFIACFFYMCLVIPYFSLGTFSPMVFASLHIQDKFLAGLIYNVFLLLGTVAGALVVDRISRRAFLLGGFFLSAIVLACLSFGSHLPGTAVVALFAVFALVLSGTNNLCFLYPQELFTTELRATALGFAVAASRIGSAVTTFLFPSIVAIYGGQAAVYLCVVVLAVGGVICAIWAPETRHASLES, from the coding sequence ATGAATATATCGACAAGGACGCGCTTCGAGAGTCTGGCCGACGCGCCCCCAACGACCGTCGCGTTCGAGAACGCTCCACTGACGCCGTTTCACCTGCGCGTGACGTTCGCCGGCACAGGCGGTCAATTCAGCGACGGTTTCGTGCTTGGCATCATCGGCATTGCTCTTGCTATCGCTACGCCACAACTGCATTTGAACGCGGTGTGGCTCGGCATCCTCGGGGCGGCGTCACTGGCGGGCCTATTCGCAGGAAGCCTGTTCGCGGGCTCGTTCGTCGATCGTTTCGGACGCCGTGCGCTGTTCAATTACGACATGGCGCTTTTTGCTGTCATCTCCGTCGCCCAGTTCTGGGTCACCAGCCCGACGCAGCTTTTGATCCTGCGCCTGCTGCTCGGCATAACGCTAGGGTTCGACTATGTGGTCAGCAAGGCATTGGTGGTCGAATACTCGCCAATGCGCCTGCGCGGACGGCTGCTGAGTTGGCTCGCCATCGCCTGGGCGTTGGGATACGCATGCGCCTATGTGGTCGGCTACCTGCTCAAAGACCATGGTCCCGATATCTGGCGCGTCATGCTGCTTTCGAGCGCGGTGCCTGCAGCGGTCGTGTTTCTGTTTCGCGTCCGCATACCGGAATCCCCGCTGTGGCTGCAACGCAAAGGTCGCACCGCCGAAGCGATGGCGATCATCCGCGACAACATCGGCCCCAATATCGTGTTGAACCGTCCCGCAGGGGCCGCGCAAGCGGGCTCCTCCGGCTCGGCGATCACAAAAGTGTTCTCGGGCCAATGGCGCACGCGGCTCTTCATTGCCTGCTTCTTCTACATGTGTCTCGTGATCCCGTACTTTTCGCTTGGTACGTTCTCGCCGATGGTGTTCGCCTCACTGCACATCCAGGACAAGTTTCTCGCGGGTTTGATTTATAACGTGTTCCTGCTGCTCGGCACCGTCGCGGGCGCGCTCGTTGTAGACCGGATCAGCCGGCGTGCGTTCCTGCTAGGGGGATTCTTTCTGTCCGCGATCGTGCTTGCGTGTCTGTCATTCGGCTCACACCTGCCGGGCACGGCCGTGGTAGCGCTGTTCGCGGTATTCGCACTCGTGCTAAGCGGCACCAACAACCTCTGCTTTCTCTACCCGCAGGAGTTGTTCACGACCGAGCTTCGCGCCACTGCGCTGGGTTTCGCCGTTGCCGCAAGTCGAATCGGATCCGCAGTGACGACCTTTCTGTTTCCGAGCATCGTTGCGATCTACGGGGGCCAGGCCGCTGTCTATCTTTGTGTCGTCGTGCTGGCGGTGGGGGGCGTGATTTGCGCGATCTGGGCACCGGAGACACGTCACGCATCGCTTGAGAGTTGA
- a CDS encoding LysR family transcriptional regulator, whose protein sequence is MSRQPDRPVDLYQLDVFLTVASLGSMSAAAGALGISQSAVSQTTAQLEQSLGLVLIDRARRPLSLTPAGLYISQNAEPLLALARQMKAQATEVSKSEGSYLRIGMIDSVANTIGPTLIRQLLARTSALSVQIGMATVQEEALLGRELDLIISTNSFVDQPAFEHQLLYEESFVAIVRRDASRKDPPPTLQALAAAVPFIRFSRTSTLGIRIERILRYNGIEAPRKLEVDHADTMTLLVAQGLGWAITTPTCLLQTGTRFVDAIDLIPVERGNSTRSIFLAGRRGEFLTLSRDIAIAVRQSLHELLDSHSWLRPYVPSSGTEADE, encoded by the coding sequence GTGAGCAGGCAGCCCGACCGCCCGGTCGATCTCTATCAGCTCGACGTGTTCCTGACGGTTGCATCGCTGGGCAGCATGTCCGCAGCGGCTGGGGCGCTGGGCATCAGCCAGTCCGCTGTTTCACAGACCACTGCGCAGCTTGAACAGTCGCTCGGGCTGGTGTTGATCGACCGCGCGCGTCGGCCGCTGTCGTTGACGCCAGCGGGACTCTATATCAGCCAGAATGCGGAGCCACTCCTCGCCCTTGCCCGGCAGATGAAGGCGCAAGCGACGGAAGTATCGAAGAGCGAGGGTTCGTATTTACGAATCGGCATGATCGATTCGGTGGCCAATACCATCGGGCCCACGCTTATCAGACAGTTGTTGGCCCGTACGAGCGCACTGTCGGTGCAGATCGGAATGGCCACAGTGCAGGAAGAAGCGTTGCTCGGACGCGAGCTCGATCTGATCATTTCCACGAATTCGTTCGTCGATCAACCTGCGTTTGAGCACCAACTGCTCTATGAGGAGAGCTTTGTCGCCATTGTCCGTCGCGATGCGAGCCGCAAAGACCCGCCGCCAACGCTGCAGGCGCTCGCGGCTGCGGTGCCGTTTATCCGCTTCAGCCGGACTTCCACGCTTGGGATCCGGATAGAACGAATCCTGCGATATAACGGTATCGAAGCGCCGAGGAAGCTCGAGGTCGATCACGCAGATACCATGACCCTGCTGGTGGCACAGGGCTTGGGGTGGGCCATTACAACGCCGACTTGTCTGCTCCAGACCGGTACGCGGTTCGTCGACGCAATCGATCTCATTCCTGTCGAAAGAGGCAATTCCACGCGCTCAATCTTCCTCGCAGGACGACGCGGGGAGTTTCTCACCCTGTCGAGGGACATCGCCATCGCAGTGCGGCAATCGCTACACGAGTTGCTGGATTCACATTCCTGGCTGCGGCCTTATGTGCCTTCGAGCGGGACCGAAGCTGACGAATAG
- a CDS encoding IS110 family transposase, translating to MDKNHVTGSDAGEAILAVSLELSAAKWKVALHDGLREQPAVHTVSAPQPNVRLQAVLDLIAQQKHKWSLPSQVRVVVSYEAGQDGFWIHRALCSRGIDCYMVDAASIPVERHKRRAKTDRLDVIRLVTNLRAWLHGERDRMRVVRVPSVQDEASRHLIRDRGQLQKEVLQHPNRMRKLLVTLGCWDNVNHRSFAGLLRRGELACYDGTPLPDELRERLVRECARLELAEQQLAAIERTLQERLPAPVRERITYLSRLKGVGNIGATRLVLELFWRQFNNRRQLGACVGLVPQPYDSGQSRVDQGISKQGNRRVRSQLVEMAWCWLRYQPDSALARWFDERTRGTGPNRRARRIAIVAVARRLAIALWRFLKDGIIPDGAQFKPA from the coding sequence ATGGACAAAAATCACGTTACTGGATCCGACGCTGGCGAAGCTATTCTCGCCGTGTCGCTCGAACTGTCCGCCGCCAAGTGGAAGGTCGCGCTTCACGACGGACTTAGAGAGCAGCCGGCGGTCCACACGGTCAGCGCACCGCAGCCAAACGTGCGACTCCAGGCCGTTCTCGATCTGATCGCGCAGCAAAAGCATAAGTGGTCGCTGCCCTCGCAGGTACGCGTAGTCGTCAGCTATGAAGCCGGGCAGGACGGATTCTGGATCCATCGCGCGCTGTGCTCTCGCGGCATCGATTGTTATATGGTCGATGCCGCGAGCATTCCTGTGGAGCGCCACAAACGGCGCGCAAAGACGGACCGGTTAGATGTCATTAGACTCGTCACCAACCTGCGGGCATGGCTTCATGGCGAGCGCGACCGCATGCGCGTGGTGCGTGTGCCCTCTGTCCAGGATGAAGCCTCGCGTCATCTGATTCGCGATCGCGGACAGTTGCAGAAAGAAGTGCTGCAACACCCCAACCGCATGCGCAAACTGCTCGTCACGCTCGGTTGCTGGGATAACGTCAACCACCGCTCGTTCGCCGGACTACTTAGACGCGGTGAGCTCGCCTGTTACGACGGCACACCACTGCCGGACGAGTTGCGCGAACGGCTAGTGCGCGAATGCGCGCGCCTCGAGCTCGCGGAACAGCAACTCGCTGCGATTGAGCGCACGCTCCAGGAACGTCTGCCTGCCCCCGTGCGTGAGCGGATCACTTACCTCAGTCGGCTCAAGGGTGTCGGCAACATTGGAGCAACACGCCTCGTGCTTGAACTGTTTTGGCGCCAGTTCAACAACCGTCGCCAGCTTGGTGCATGCGTGGGACTCGTGCCGCAGCCATACGACAGCGGTCAAAGCCGTGTCGATCAAGGCATCAGCAAACAGGGAAACCGACGCGTACGAAGCCAGCTTGTCGAGATGGCCTGGTGCTGGCTGCGATACCAGCCCGACAGTGCGCTGGCGCGGTGGTTCGACGAGCGCACGCGAGGCACCGGCCCGAATCGCCGCGCGCGTCGCATCGCGATCGTTGCGGTCGCCCGGCGCCTCGCGATTGCATTGTGGCGTTTCCTGAAAGACGGAATCATTCCCGACGGCGCCCAGTTCAAGCCGGCATGA
- a CDS encoding TadG family pilus assembly protein: MRPCVRARSQERGSVTLWFLLTFTALLIIGAFAIDLPRVFTVSGELQNGADAAALAGAGALSQGSTSGPNWAGAASSATAAVALNTSDGAKLTSGSVTAGYWDVAASSPTLLAPGKVTLPAPAGQLLEPAVRVTISRNTTSNGGLVHLLLGSLLGMPTTADSATAVAVIAPPSAVPAGALFPMVMDQCVYNQYWDSTKNAPKVDAAGQPYEFQVGNGQEYGASCEAGQWTSFLVVANDTPTVVNLIDNGNPTSLSIGDSIYIEPGVKAAVYKSIPTATTVLMPVSTQIENKTLVPIIAFAAFHIDSADQGSKYIQGHFVAGYTMPTQGTGVSTMNYGGYVAPRLAF, encoded by the coding sequence GCGCGGTTCGGTAACGCTATGGTTCCTGTTGACGTTCACGGCGTTGCTGATCATCGGGGCTTTTGCGATCGATCTGCCGCGTGTCTTCACGGTCAGCGGCGAATTGCAAAACGGCGCCGATGCGGCGGCGCTCGCCGGCGCCGGAGCGCTCTCACAAGGCAGCACCAGCGGACCGAACTGGGCGGGGGCGGCCTCGTCCGCAACGGCGGCCGTTGCGTTGAATACGTCGGACGGCGCCAAGCTGACGAGCGGATCGGTCACGGCCGGATATTGGGACGTCGCCGCGTCGTCGCCCACGCTGCTCGCGCCGGGCAAGGTCACGCTGCCGGCGCCGGCGGGCCAATTGCTGGAACCCGCGGTACGGGTGACGATCTCCCGCAATACCACGAGCAACGGCGGCCTCGTGCACCTGCTGCTCGGCTCGCTGCTCGGCATGCCGACGACGGCCGACAGCGCAACAGCCGTGGCGGTTATCGCGCCGCCTTCCGCGGTGCCTGCCGGAGCGCTATTTCCCATGGTCATGGATCAATGCGTGTACAACCAATATTGGGACTCGACGAAGAATGCGCCCAAGGTCGACGCGGCAGGCCAGCCTTACGAGTTCCAGGTCGGCAACGGCCAGGAATATGGCGCTTCCTGCGAGGCGGGGCAGTGGACATCGTTTCTCGTGGTCGCCAACGACACGCCGACGGTCGTCAATTTGATCGACAACGGGAATCCGACCTCACTGTCGATCGGGGACAGCATCTACATTGAGCCGGGCGTCAAGGCGGCTGTCTACAAGAGCATTCCCACGGCAACGACCGTCCTCATGCCAGTCAGCACGCAAATCGAGAACAAGACACTCGTCCCGATCATCGCATTCGCCGCTTTTCACATCGACAGTGCGGACCAGGGCAGCAAGTACATCCAGGGGCACTTCGTAGCCGGCTACACGATGCCGACCCAGGGAACAGGCGTCTCGACGATGAACTATGGCGGGTATGTCGCGCCGCGTCTCGCGTTCTGA